The nucleotide window GTGCCGCCCCACGGCGCAGCCAACCCACCGCATAAATCAAACAATAAAACATTTAGAGGAAGGAATATGGCTTTTGGTGATTTGTCTCGAATCAATACCAATATCGCATCAATGCAATCACTGCTCGAATTTCAGAAGACGAGCAACGAAATCGGAACACGTCAGCTGCGTCTGTCTACTGGTACTCGTATAAACAACGCTGGCGACGATCCATCAGGATTTGCCATCGCTTCTCGGTTGGAATCAAGGGTTCGCGGTCAGGCTCAGGCACTTGCCAATATTGCCGACGCACAGTCTATGCTTTCTGTAGCAGAAGGTAGCCTGGGTACCATCCAGGACATCCTGATGACGATGAAAGAAAAAGTAATGCAGGGCGCAAACGACACGCTTGCTTCATCTGACCGTACGATCATCAACACTACGCTGAACTCTCTTTCTACAGAGATCAACTCTATCGTTAGCGCATCTACCTACAACGGCCTGAGCGTTTTCTCTAGTGGTGCATTCAGCTTCCAGGTTGGTGAGAACAGCGGCGACACCTTCTCTGTAACGGTTGGCGGTATGTCAGCCAGTGCAATTGGGGTAGCTTCTTCAGCTATCAACGTTACCACTGCTGCTTCAGCTTCAGCTT belongs to Bacteroidota bacterium and includes:
- a CDS encoding flagellin; this encodes MAFGDLSRINTNIASMQSLLEFQKTSNEIGTRQLRLSTGTRINNAGDDPSGFAIASRLESRVRGQAQALANIADAQSMLSVAEGSLGTIQDILMTMKEKVMQGANDTLASSDRTIINTTLNSLSTEINSIVSASTYNGLSVFSSGAFSFQVGENSGDTFSVTVGGMSASAIGVASSAINVTTAASASASLSLVDSAIDSISSTLAGIGNNQTALSFREESLQNNMISQEAARSRIQDADFAKEQIEIVKLQIMQQTGISALQNSNLAPQLVLNLL